The following proteins come from a genomic window of Miscanthus floridulus cultivar M001 chromosome 2, ASM1932011v1, whole genome shotgun sequence:
- the LOC136540260 gene encoding protein TOPLESS-RELATED PROTEIN 2-like, with protein sequence MSSLSRELVFLILQFLDEEKFKETVHKLEQESGFYFNMKHFEDLVQGGEWDEVERYLSGFTMLEDNRYSMKIFFDIRKQKYLEALDRL encoded by the exons ATGTCGTCTCTTAGCAGGGAGCTGGTTTTCCTCATCCTGCAGTTCCTCGATGAGGAGAAGTTCAAGGAGACGGTGCACAA GCTGGAGCAGGAGTCGGGCTTCTACTTCAACATGAAGCACTTCGAGGACCTCGTGCAGGGCGGTGAGTGGGACGAGGTGGAGAGGTACCTCAGCGGCTTCACCATGCTGGAGGACAACCGCTACTCCATGAAGATCTTCTTTGACATCCGCAAGCAGAAGTACCTCGAGGCCCTTGATAGGCTCTAA
- the LOC136534497 gene encoding autophagy-related protein 9-like isoform X1 has protein sequence MMSFLSKDTHAQTRLNWPWRIQSPLSAQLLVDIPPEIELSDYRRLPSSGSESPSGLLHGEGVKEEHIPDLDIFFERLYEYFCAKGLRCIITKWIIEVLNVLFMVCCIGFFFLFVDWDNLIHLKCGVEALESGEKPCDLVKVIKHDPLVPFTLPKMIIVGSMVIMTAYGLTNFLKFFVQLRSTLNVRQFYYDRLKVNDLEIQTISWPKIIEKVVLLQKSQKLCVVRDLSEHDIIMRIMRKENYLIGMVNKGILSFPIHSCVPGAGPTVGSHGHGRRNYLILPKALEWTLNWCIFQSMFDSKFCVRKEFLTSPDVLKKRLIFVGIAMLILSPCLVIFPLVYVILRHAEEIYNHPSTASSRRWSNLSRWIFREYNEVDHFFRHRMNNGVVHSLNYLKQFPTPLISIIAKFVSFVSGGLAGALIIIGFVGESILEGHIFGRNLLWYTIVFGTIAAISRKVVADELQVIDPEGAMCLAVHQTHYMPKRWRGKENSELVRREFETLFQYTIIMLLEEMASIFITPYLLIFEVPKRVDDILRFISDFTIYVDGVGDVCSLSLFDFKRHGNRNYGSPFNALKGLRSSQGKMEKSFLSFQSVYPSWEPNADGKQFLSNLQRFKEKQIRQQALAQYQAMEASGFVAGTRGQRDDTFQQLNSDIHGHAEATLPPVYNLNPLGLLDTDQRTHPYILDWYYMCHPPRSDRAEAPQFEQAFPETGVSTSPPARETSEIEEVGEWDYELYERVQSHLGASTSSALFRNTPVKHHGTEDNTNSNWWAHAPAYPSGPEGSFIEPPEFGNRYMTHPHSSNHSGDTSEGSTEDLEQSNGRSSSVWRSPQALSKTRYMVDSDIEEGLSLHFADVHQKDEDDRHLVMDHQDPAPAGLPVRIIPRSSDPV, from the exons ATGATGTCCTTCCTTTCGAAGGACACTCATGCACAAACAAGACTTAACTGGCCATGGAGAATCCAATCGCCGTTATCAGCGCAGCTGCTTGTTGATATTCCACCTGAAATAGAGTTGTCCGACTACCGGAGGTTGCCAAGTTCTGGAAGTGAGAGCCCATCTGGACTTCTCCATGGCGAAGGTGTCAAGGAAGAACATATCCCTGATTTGGACAttttctttgaaaggctttacgAATATTTCTGTGCAAAAGGGCTCAGGTGTATCATTACCAAATGGATAATAGAGGTCCTTAATGTACTTTTTATGGTATGCTGTATCGGGTTCTTTTTCTTATTTGTTGATTGGGATAATCTTATTCATTTGAAATGCGGAGTGGAGGCACTTGAATCTGGGGAGAAACCATGTGATCTGGTGAAGGTCATTAAGCATGACCCATTAGTTCCCTTCACGTTGCCCAAAATGATAATTGTTGGATCAATGGTCATAATGACAGCTTATGGACTTACCAACTTCCTCAAGTTCTTTGTACAGTTAAGAAGTACACTCAATGTTCGTCAGTTCTACTATGACAG ACTTAAGGTGAATGATCTTGAGATTCAGACTATATCATGGCCCAAAATAATTGAGAAGGTTGTCCTGCTCCAGAAATCTCAAAAACTTTGTGTTGTTAGGGATCTCTCAGAGCATGATATTATCATGAGAATCATGAGGAAAGAAAATTATTTGATAGGGATGGTCAATAAAGGCATTCTTTCATTTCCAATTCATTCTTGTGTGCCTGGGGCTGGCCCGACTGTTGGATCACATGGGCATGGAAGGAGAAACTATCTGATACTTCCAAAGGCCCTCGAATGGACCTTAAATTGGTGCATCTTTCAAAGTATGTTTGATAG TAAATTTTGTGTAAGGAAAGAGTTTTTGACAAGCCCAGATGTGTTGAAAAAGCGACTTATATTTGTTGGCATTGCAATGCTTATCCTATCACCCTGCCTTGTGATATTTCCATTGGTTTACGTCATTCTAAGGCATGCTGAAGAAATTTATAATCACCCCAGTACAGCATCATCTAGACGATGGTCAAACTTATCGAGGTGGATCTTTAGGGAGTATAATGAG GTTGATCACTTCTTCAGACACAGAATGAACAACGGTGTTGTTCATTCTTTAAATTACTTGAAGCAATTTCCAACCCCACTGATTTCCATCATAgctaaatttgtatcttttgtttcTGGTGGCTTGGCTGGTGCTCTAATAATCATTGGATTTGTGGGTGAATCTATTCTTGAAGGACAT ATTTTTGGAAGAAATCTTCTCTGGTATACTATTGTTTTTGGAACAATAGCAGCTATAAGTCGAAAAGTAGTGGCTGATGAGCTTCAAGTTATTGACCCAGAAGGGGCCATGTGCCTCGCGGTTCACCAAACACATTACATGCCAAAGCGGTGGCGTGGTAAAGAGAACAGCGAACTTGTCCGGAGAGAATTTGAGACATTATTTCAG TATACTATAATTATGCTACTTGAAGAGATGGCCTCCATTTTCATCACTCCTTACTTGCTTATTTTTGAGGTACCAAAG CGAGTTGATGACATTCTGCGCTTCATCTCAGACTTCACAATTTATGTAGACGGAGTGGGAGATGTATGCAG TCTGAGCTTGTTTGACTTCAAAAGACATGGAAATAGAAACTATGGGTCACCGTTCAATGCTCTTAAAGGTCTCAGGAGCTCCCAAGGGAAGATGGAGAAATCATTCTTAAG TTTTCAGAGTGTCTATCCATCATGGGAGCCAAATGCTGATGGCAAACAATTCTTATctaacctccaaaggttcaaagAAAAGCAAATACGTCAACAAGCTCTTGCACAATATCAAGCAATGGAAGCTTCAGGCTTTGTGGCAGGCACTAGAGGTCAAAGGGATGATACCTTCCAACAACTCAATAGCGATATTCATGGCCATGCTGAGGCCACTTTGCCTCCTGTTTATAACTTGAACCCCTTGGGATTGCTGGACACAGACCAAAGAACTCATCCATATATCCTGGACTGGTATTACATGTGTCATCCACCACGCTCGGATAGAGCTGAGGCCCCCCAATTTGAGCAAGCATTCCCTGAGACTGGTGTGAGCACAAGTCCACCAGCAAGGGAAACATCTGAAATTGAAGAAGTCGGAGAGTGGGATTACGAGTTGTACGAAAGGGTTCAAAGTCATCTGGGGGCATCCACATCAAGTGCTTTGTTCCGGAACACTCCAGTGAAGCACCATGGTACAGAAGATAACACTAACAGCAATTGGTGGGCACATGCCCCTGCATATCCTTCTGGTCCCGAGGGCAGCTTCATTGAGCCTCCAGAATTTGGAAATCGATACATGACACATCCTCATTCCAGTAATCACAGTGGCGATACATCAGAGGGAAGCACGGAGGATCTAGAGCAGAGCAATGGTAGAAGCAGCAGCGTGTGGAGGAGCCCTCAAGCTTTGTCCAAGACAAGATATATGGTCGACTCTGACATTGAGGAAGGGCTGAGCCTGCACTTTGCTGATGTCCATCAGAAGGATGAAGATGATAGACACCTGGTCATGGATCATCAAGATCCCGCGCCAGCTGGTCTTCCAGTAAGAATAATACCTAGAAGCAGTGACCCTGTGTAA
- the LOC136534497 gene encoding autophagy-related protein 9-like isoform X2 produces MMSFLSKDTHAQTRLNWPWRIQSPLSAQLLVDIPPEIELSDYRRLPSSGSESPSGLLHGEGVKEEHIPDLDIFFERLYEYFCAKGLRCIITKWIIEVLNVLFMVCCIGFFFLFVDWDNLIHLKCGVEALESGEKPCDLVKVIKHDPLVPFTLPKMIIVGSMVIMTAYGLTNFLKFFVQLRSTLNVRQFYYDRLKVNDLEIQTISWPKIIEKVVLLQKSQKLCVVRDLSEHDIIMRIMRKENYLIGMVNKGILSFPIHSCVPGAGPTVGSHGHGRRNYLILPKALEWTLNWCIFQSMFDSKFCVRKEFLTSPDVLKKRLIFVGIAMLILSPCLVIFPLVYVILRHAEEIYNHPSTASSRRWSNLSRWIFREYNEVDHFFRHRMNNGVVHSLNYLKQFPTPLISIIAKFVSFVSGGLAGALIIIGFVGESILEGHIFGRNLLWYTIVFGTIAAISRKVVADELQVIDPEGAMCLAVHQTHYMPKRWRGKENSELVRREFETLFQYTIIMLLEEMASIFITPYLLIFERVDDILRFISDFTIYVDGVGDVCSLSLFDFKRHGNRNYGSPFNALKGLRSSQGKMEKSFLSFQSVYPSWEPNADGKQFLSNLQRFKEKQIRQQALAQYQAMEASGFVAGTRGQRDDTFQQLNSDIHGHAEATLPPVYNLNPLGLLDTDQRTHPYILDWYYMCHPPRSDRAEAPQFEQAFPETGVSTSPPARETSEIEEVGEWDYELYERVQSHLGASTSSALFRNTPVKHHGTEDNTNSNWWAHAPAYPSGPEGSFIEPPEFGNRYMTHPHSSNHSGDTSEGSTEDLEQSNGRSSSVWRSPQALSKTRYMVDSDIEEGLSLHFADVHQKDEDDRHLVMDHQDPAPAGLPVRIIPRSSDPV; encoded by the exons ATGATGTCCTTCCTTTCGAAGGACACTCATGCACAAACAAGACTTAACTGGCCATGGAGAATCCAATCGCCGTTATCAGCGCAGCTGCTTGTTGATATTCCACCTGAAATAGAGTTGTCCGACTACCGGAGGTTGCCAAGTTCTGGAAGTGAGAGCCCATCTGGACTTCTCCATGGCGAAGGTGTCAAGGAAGAACATATCCCTGATTTGGACAttttctttgaaaggctttacgAATATTTCTGTGCAAAAGGGCTCAGGTGTATCATTACCAAATGGATAATAGAGGTCCTTAATGTACTTTTTATGGTATGCTGTATCGGGTTCTTTTTCTTATTTGTTGATTGGGATAATCTTATTCATTTGAAATGCGGAGTGGAGGCACTTGAATCTGGGGAGAAACCATGTGATCTGGTGAAGGTCATTAAGCATGACCCATTAGTTCCCTTCACGTTGCCCAAAATGATAATTGTTGGATCAATGGTCATAATGACAGCTTATGGACTTACCAACTTCCTCAAGTTCTTTGTACAGTTAAGAAGTACACTCAATGTTCGTCAGTTCTACTATGACAG ACTTAAGGTGAATGATCTTGAGATTCAGACTATATCATGGCCCAAAATAATTGAGAAGGTTGTCCTGCTCCAGAAATCTCAAAAACTTTGTGTTGTTAGGGATCTCTCAGAGCATGATATTATCATGAGAATCATGAGGAAAGAAAATTATTTGATAGGGATGGTCAATAAAGGCATTCTTTCATTTCCAATTCATTCTTGTGTGCCTGGGGCTGGCCCGACTGTTGGATCACATGGGCATGGAAGGAGAAACTATCTGATACTTCCAAAGGCCCTCGAATGGACCTTAAATTGGTGCATCTTTCAAAGTATGTTTGATAG TAAATTTTGTGTAAGGAAAGAGTTTTTGACAAGCCCAGATGTGTTGAAAAAGCGACTTATATTTGTTGGCATTGCAATGCTTATCCTATCACCCTGCCTTGTGATATTTCCATTGGTTTACGTCATTCTAAGGCATGCTGAAGAAATTTATAATCACCCCAGTACAGCATCATCTAGACGATGGTCAAACTTATCGAGGTGGATCTTTAGGGAGTATAATGAG GTTGATCACTTCTTCAGACACAGAATGAACAACGGTGTTGTTCATTCTTTAAATTACTTGAAGCAATTTCCAACCCCACTGATTTCCATCATAgctaaatttgtatcttttgtttcTGGTGGCTTGGCTGGTGCTCTAATAATCATTGGATTTGTGGGTGAATCTATTCTTGAAGGACAT ATTTTTGGAAGAAATCTTCTCTGGTATACTATTGTTTTTGGAACAATAGCAGCTATAAGTCGAAAAGTAGTGGCTGATGAGCTTCAAGTTATTGACCCAGAAGGGGCCATGTGCCTCGCGGTTCACCAAACACATTACATGCCAAAGCGGTGGCGTGGTAAAGAGAACAGCGAACTTGTCCGGAGAGAATTTGAGACATTATTTCAG TATACTATAATTATGCTACTTGAAGAGATGGCCTCCATTTTCATCACTCCTTACTTGCTTATTTTTGAG CGAGTTGATGACATTCTGCGCTTCATCTCAGACTTCACAATTTATGTAGACGGAGTGGGAGATGTATGCAG TCTGAGCTTGTTTGACTTCAAAAGACATGGAAATAGAAACTATGGGTCACCGTTCAATGCTCTTAAAGGTCTCAGGAGCTCCCAAGGGAAGATGGAGAAATCATTCTTAAG TTTTCAGAGTGTCTATCCATCATGGGAGCCAAATGCTGATGGCAAACAATTCTTATctaacctccaaaggttcaaagAAAAGCAAATACGTCAACAAGCTCTTGCACAATATCAAGCAATGGAAGCTTCAGGCTTTGTGGCAGGCACTAGAGGTCAAAGGGATGATACCTTCCAACAACTCAATAGCGATATTCATGGCCATGCTGAGGCCACTTTGCCTCCTGTTTATAACTTGAACCCCTTGGGATTGCTGGACACAGACCAAAGAACTCATCCATATATCCTGGACTGGTATTACATGTGTCATCCACCACGCTCGGATAGAGCTGAGGCCCCCCAATTTGAGCAAGCATTCCCTGAGACTGGTGTGAGCACAAGTCCACCAGCAAGGGAAACATCTGAAATTGAAGAAGTCGGAGAGTGGGATTACGAGTTGTACGAAAGGGTTCAAAGTCATCTGGGGGCATCCACATCAAGTGCTTTGTTCCGGAACACTCCAGTGAAGCACCATGGTACAGAAGATAACACTAACAGCAATTGGTGGGCACATGCCCCTGCATATCCTTCTGGTCCCGAGGGCAGCTTCATTGAGCCTCCAGAATTTGGAAATCGATACATGACACATCCTCATTCCAGTAATCACAGTGGCGATACATCAGAGGGAAGCACGGAGGATCTAGAGCAGAGCAATGGTAGAAGCAGCAGCGTGTGGAGGAGCCCTCAAGCTTTGTCCAAGACAAGATATATGGTCGACTCTGACATTGAGGAAGGGCTGAGCCTGCACTTTGCTGATGTCCATCAGAAGGATGAAGATGATAGACACCTGGTCATGGATCATCAAGATCCCGCGCCAGCTGGTCTTCCAGTAAGAATAATACCTAGAAGCAGTGACCCTGTGTAA
- the LOC136540263 gene encoding ACT domain-containing protein ACR8-like, whose protein sequence is MERYHPSEVYELFVRHMNTPRVVVDNGVCATATLVQVHSARKHGVLLEAVAALSDHGVCVRKGYISSDDGRWFMDVFHVTDAAGRKVADADALLARLESSLSADALPPRTPPSAAVGAGMPTLLELVGADRPGLLSEVFAVLHDLRCDIADARTWTHGGRVAALVFVRDEETGAPIDDAARVRRVESRLRHVLRGGALGARMVRADAAAVNMDRRLHQLLNEDGEAESRADQAEATAVAVQDWGERGYSVVTVSCRDRPKLLFDVVCTLTDLDYVVYHGTFDTDGDHAQQEFYIRRLDGRPISSAAERRRVIQCLQAAIERRASEGVRLELRITDRRGLLAYVTRVFRENSLSVTHAEITTRGDMAMNVFHVTDVAGRPADPKTIDDVIQRIGTESLRVDEERWPRLCSTEGDAGRGGGAGIFSLGSLVKKNLASLGLIRSCS, encoded by the exons ATGGAGCGGTACCATCCCTCCGAGGTGTACGAGCTCTTCGTGCGCCACATGAACACCCCGAG GGTGGTGGTGGACAACGGCGTGTGCGCGACGGCGACGCTGGTGCAGGTGCACAGCGCGAGGAAGCACGGCGTGCTGCTCGAGGCGGTGGCGGCCCTGTCCGACCACGGCGTCTGCGTCCGCAAGGGCTACATCTCCTCCGACGACGGCCGCTGGTTCATGGACGTCTTCCACGTCACCGACGCCGCGGGACGCAAGGTGGCCGACGCCGACGCCCTGCTGGCGCGGCTCGAGTCCTCGCTCTCCGCGGACGCATTGCCGCCCCGCACGCCGCCCTCCGCCGCCGTGGGAGCTGGGATGCCCACCCTGCTCGAGCTCGTCGGCGCCGACCGCCCGGGCCTCCTCTCCGAGGTCTTCGCCGTGCTGCACGACCTCCGCTGCGACATCGCCGACGCCAGGACCTGGACGCACGGCGGCCGCGTCGCCGCGCTCGTGTTCGTGCGCGACGAGGAGACGGGCGCGCCCATCGACGACGCGGCGCGGGTCAGGCGCGTGGAGTCCAGGCTCAGGCACGTCCTCCGCGGTGGCGCGCTCGGCGCGAGGATGGTCCGGGCAGACGCCGCGGCCGTCAACATGGACCGGAGGCTCCACCAGCTTCTCAACGAGGACGGGGAGGCCGAGAGCCGCGCTGACCAGGCGGAGGCGACGGCGGTCGCCGTGCAGGATTGGGGGGAGAGGGGGTACTCGGTGGTCACCGTGAGCTGCCGTGACCGGCCCAAGTTGCTCTTCGACGTCGTCTGCACCTTGACGGACTTGGATTACGTGGTGTACCACGGCACGTTCGATACGGACGGCGATCACGCCCAGCAG GAGTTCTACATCAGGCGGTTGGACGGGCGGCCAATTAGCTCGGCGGCCGAGAGGCGGCGCGTGATCCAATGCTTGCAAGCGGCCATCGAGAGGCGCGCATCCGAG GGCGTGAGGCTGGAGCTGCGCATCACCGACCGCCGCGGGCTGCTCGCCTACGTCACGCGCGTGTTCCGGGAGAACAGCCTCTCGGTCACGCACGCCGAGATCACCACCAGGGGCGACATGGCCATGAACGTGTTCCACGTCACCGACGTGGCCGGCCGGCCCGCGGACCCCAAGACCATCGACGATGTGATCCAGAGGATCGGCACGGAGAGCCTCCGGGTGGACGAGGAACGGTGGCCGCGCCTGTGTTCGACGGAGGGCGACGCGGGCCGCGGCGGCGGTGCGGGGATCTTCTCGCTCGGGAGCCTTGTGAAGAAGAACCTGGCCAGCCTCGGCCTCATAAGATCCTGCTCATGA